In Paenibacillus sonchi, the genomic stretch CCGGATTCTCTATTTTATGCCGAATATCACTTCAATCGTCGCCGTTACGCTGGTATTCAGCACCCTGTTCGGCAATAACGGGATGATCAACTGGATGCTGAATGGACTGGGTCTGGACAGCGTGGCCTTCAACTCCGGCTGGTGGGGCGTCAAAATTGCCATTTCCACAATGGTCATGTGGCGCTGGACGGGCTACAACGCGATTATATTCCTCTCCGGTCTGCAGAGCATCCCGACAGATTTGTATGAAGCTGCCCGCATCGACGGAGCGAACCGAAGACAGCAGTTTACGTTCATCACCATGCCGCTTCTCCGGCCATTTATTGTTTTTGTTACGTTGCTGTCCACGATTGGCGCTCTTCAGCTCTTCACCGAGCCTTATGTCTTCCTGGGCCAGTCCGGAACCGGCTCTACACGGCAGGAAGGGATAACGATGGTTACCTATCTGTACAGTGAAGCCTTCCGCAATGGGTTCTTTGGCACAGCGGCAGCTACGGCAGTTCTGCTGTTCCTCGTCACGATTATTTTCTCCTTGCTTAATATGCTGGCTTCCAGCCGCATGGGCGGAGATACAGGAGGGAAAAAAGCGTGAGCACACTGCGTACGTTCAAAAAAAATCCGGACGATCTTGGCCTCTTCGGCAAGTTCTGGTTCTATCTTCTGCTGATTCTGGGCGCATTGGTATCTACCTTCCCGTTCTACTGGATGTTTGTGGTGGGTACCAATGACAAAGGTGCTGTGTTCCATGTGCCGCCGCTGCTGACCATTGGTGACCAGTTCATCGACAACTTCAAGCGTGTGCTGGATAAAG encodes the following:
- a CDS encoding carbohydrate ABC transporter permease, translated to MAEPVLASPHAESKRPFLTEQRRSRITAYTFISPFFILFSIFGLYPIFFTIYLSFFKWDALGPMKFVGMKNYDLVTSDPTFWISFSNTLIMGLMGTVPQIILALLLAVLLHSGMTKFKKTFRILYFMPNITSIVAVTLVFSTLFGNNGMINWMLNGLGLDSVAFNSGWWGVKIAISTMVMWRWTGYNAIIFLSGLQSIPTDLYEAARIDGANRRQQFTFITMPLLRPFIVFVTLLSTIGALQLFTEPYVFLGQSGTGSTRQEGITMVTYLYSEAFRNGFFGTAAATAVLLFLVTIIFSLLNMLASSRMGGDTGGKKA